Part of the Ornithodoros turicata isolate Travis chromosome 6, ASM3712646v1, whole genome shotgun sequence genome, atgatgatggtgatgatgatggtactTTGATGTTCAGATGGCGCAATTACGTTGACTTACGATGATTACGATGACTATGACGGAGATGTTAGGGCACATGGATTATATTTGATTAGACAATTGATCCGAATAATTCATTCGCCATGCATTCGATTAATCGATTACTTTGACTACATTGGTTTCAATCTGATTCAGTTAATTCATTAATTTGATTATACAACACGCAAATATCCAACACTGAGGAAGAATCATCTTCTAAGATTTAGCCGAAAGTCCACATTTGTCTTTTGTGCTCTCATATATGGAAAGCCATAACGGATTTTCGAGATCGTCACACAAGACATGCCGGTCGAAAAAAAAGTACAGagtttctttcaatcaatcaatcaatcaagaagaagaagaggaacaaCCAAAAGTGCCAGGTGTAGTGCAGATCTTCTTTTATGGGACGACACGTCTCATTTAATATAAAAATTCCCTTCTATATGGCGTGGCTAATATATCTAATCTTCCGCAATATCGTTACGTGATGAATGACACTAGAAACTATTCATGATGACCACTCTCTACTATACACTGTGCATTGATGTGTATATATGGCAATTTCTGATCGCTGCCAGTTCCCCAATAACTTGGCCAAATGTGCTCGGGACACCTTGGGACGGGAGCACCCGCTTCAAGACTTCGGTCTGACCACAATGTGCAGTGAGGTCAGCATGAAAAAGGCGGATGCAGTAAAGGTACATGGAGCAGGCTATGCATTTTGCAAATATGTATCATGTGTTGCCAGGCTAATGAGCAATGTCTGCAGGCAGCAGTTCCTCAAGCAGCGAGAACGGTGCTAAATTGTGCCCTGTCCTACTCCCGCGTCAAGACCTCACAAATCAAGCGATTGGTCAAGGTACGACTGTCTGCTACTTTGTTGTATGCGACCTCTCCGACTGTATCTTCACGTACTGTACGTCCATTATATAATGATGCCCATAACGTATGCGTACTATGGACAAAGATAAGCGTCAGAGTAACGAACTATGAACTGTGGACGAATAACGTAACAACTACAAGCGTATTAGTATTCGTATATTCATTCTCTTTAGAGGTGTGTAAaaaataactttattttgagagtAGTAACTATATGCCACAGATGTGCTGAAGAGTACTTGAGTAGAAAAGTATACGAAGAAGAAACTGATTGTATTGCCTCCAGTTACTGTCTACGCTTCGTCAGGCCAACGCCACCTATCGACACAGCCTAATTATAGCCTCCTCTCGCTCCTTCGCGACGTGGACATAAAGTCAgcattcgtctgctactgctgccgattcgccgttctgcgaattcaaaaACTACCAAATGATTACACCTAACTTCAGTTCTAAagtcagtcttgagaaagatatgggaccgtttcgTGTTTTCCCATTTCCACATTTATTTTCCCATTTTTTCCATTTCCCATTTATTTTTCCCATTTATTTTTTCCCATTTattacgcggggacgttcaatcactactcgcagacgacggtggatCGCCTCCATGTCtgcgaccgctgaaagcacgttcgtgattagCTACGGCCGTataaaacacgatcctgattggctgattcTTAGTTGTTACGCCGCTTCGACGAGTCAGCAGGCTTCCTCTATCTAGGCGGTGTTGGTCAGGGCTTATTAGAAGCGATCACATCAAAATAAGGGTGTCGCAGTTTACCTCACACTTACTCTACGGAGATTTGGCAATGCACAAAACATCATTGCACCCCTTGCAGACGTCCGATGTGCTCTCTCATTTGCCTGCGAAATTCGCCTGCTATTCGCCTCCCCTTACCAGGTGCGGTACTACCTGTTATTTCGCTTTCACGCACGCTGATTCTCCTGCGGCTTCGTCCTAGATCGATGACGTCACGCGACGAATCAGGCCTCAATTGGAAGTTGAACCAACAAAATAATCACGGAGAGACGTGAACCTCCCTCGCTCGATTGAGTGCGCAGACGAAGCAAAACGAATTCTAGCGCGCGTGCAGCCAGATACCTGCGGCGCACGCCAGTGATGAACTCAGTGTTCAATGTTCTTGTGTTAAAACGCACGTCATTTCTCGCACGCACAAGCCGATCGAATAATGGGCAAACCTTAAAAAGGCTGATCATACGTCTTCACCGATACTGGTATCCATAGAAAAACTATGAGCAGCTTAAGTAGCGCAGGAAAACTTTCGAGTAACGAAGCCCCAGACAATGTAAAGATGTGCATGACAGCGACGTTTAAACCGTGTGCTTTCGAGgcattgcaaaaaaagaaaaaaaaagaaacttaatCAATACTGGAATTGGAAAAACTTCGTTCAAAGAGAAAAAGCGAGGAAAATACGCCCATACCTCGCTGGGAGGACAGTTTCTTCTTCTCATACTTTTAAGTTTTAAGTTTAAGTTAAGTTTAAGTTTTAAGTACTTCTCgtaagttttatttttattcaaaCGGTTATGCTTAAACTTCCATCAGGGCTATGTTTCTCGAATGGGTTTCAACGCCGTCGTATATCCTTCTTTTACGCGCTTGCGTAAAACAAAACGCGCGATATACTGATGCTATAAAATTCGTTTTAAGCCTTTTCTAGAGCGTGAGCATAAATTCCCGTACCCGCTTATATACCAAAGGGAGAAGGTTACAAATTTGACGAGCTGTTGCGCCATATGTACGGCCTCAAGGGATACGTAATGCCTTGCCCGCCTCCTTGTTTACAGGCATGTGTCGACTCAACAGACAAGGTGTCCACGTAACACATCAACGATCACGTGCCATCTCCACGAAGCCTCACAATGCATCTCTCTCCAGAGCTGAGtttccaaaaaaaagaaaaaacgaaatcACCGTTGATACAAGGGCACCATCTTTGTCGGCAACAGGAAGACGTTCTTCGCGAAAGTTGAAATGCCGCGCAGATCGTATACGCGCTTGGAATTTGTGCACTTCAAATTCTCTCTGCAGCCTGTATACACTTAACTGTACAGTATGTGCGCTTCGTCTGCGTGAGGAACATTCTCTTCCGGCGCAAATGAAAGCTGCGTGATGTAGCGACGTGACTTGGCGTAACCAAGTCACTGGCGAAGTAGCGTTCAATATTGCCCAGTATGCAATTTATAATAGTTgccataaaaaatatatatagagagagtgtCACGTATTCACTCACGTATTCGGTGTCGACCTCACGTATTTTCACGTGGGATAGGAAAGCGCTGCTGCAGTTGTGACGAATCTTCGTATATTTTCGCAGGTCCAGTCAGTTCGCGTTTTCTCGCAGTGCAGATACCCTTCCATGTAAAACACACATGACTAACACAATAGTCATGAATACGTTTAATTCCGTTTAGAAATAGGAGCTCCCACTCGCCTATTACTGAGTCTATTCCGAGCGGCTTTCCTCCAAAAGAGTGTCTGTCCGAGGGCTTGACGTTCCGCGCACTGTCCAAGAGAATCGCCGCCATGGTAATAACCAAGTGCGGAATTGTTGGAACGCGGGACTTAGCAAATAGGCTGAGAAATGAACTATTGAAGTGTAGTGGTGCAGCACTGAAAGTGAGGTTACTTAAAATAAAATACTAAAATATGCATTCacctgcatgcagaacagcagaAGGAATACATTTCAACACGGCAGTAAAGTCATGATTGCTCCACAAATACTATCGCTCATAATATTCCAATTTGTGCACGGTACTCCTTTGCCAGCTTGTGGTACCGGCAAAGAAAGCACGTCGCCGTCGGCAAAACGTCGGTCTCAGTGATGAAAATGTGCGTTACATGACGAGTAATCAAAAAGcacgaagagaaaagaaacaaagacaaACGAAACAAAGAGTAAGGCATATGATAAGTAGTGGCTGTCATTGCGCGTGGTGTTGTTCTGACATCTGAAATGCTTTcgcgattgtatctcattacggccgaagtctcattacggccaatgtctcaatacggccgataatcctttaatccccaagtgtctcattacggctaaagtctcaatacggccgatggTTCAATGCCCTGTGAACTCACCTTCGTCAACTCATGTTTCATTGACGAAAACTAATGCAACCAATTAAGATACTAGTGAAGTATTACTGTGTTTCGGACACGCCCGTTTTCTGTAACTGTGTGCATTGTAAGGGACGTTACTGAACACCCGGATGCACGGCAAGATGCACGGCTACACCGGGCACTCATTGTATTTATGCAGTTGATGAGATTCCTAGCCCCATCCTTTTTTCCCAGAAGACGTCAGTGATTGAATAACCATCAGTGACGTGTCCCATAACTAACTTAGTCATTAAGGTGCTCGTACTTACAGACGCAACATAATCTCCTTCCTTGCTCTATGGATTGAGTAACGTCATTACTATAGGAGGCGAGTATACCATATGATGGGATATCGCTTTTGCCGTTACATTAACCAAATCCGCGGATCTAACGACATTATGTAATGAATCTCCTTGCAGCCTCCTGATATCTGCACTGTTGATTACCGAGACTGAGGAGTAACGGGACGACGGCAAGTGGAAAGCAGGAGACAGGGAAGTACGGACTTAACATGGCGTATATATCTTGTTCACTTTTCCTTTATCTCCTCCTTTTCCACTTGCCGTCATCCCGTTTTTCCTCCGACTCCCGGCCGTTCTACCTTCGTCACATTTACACCAGCTATAGCGTGCGTCCTACTTTTATGCAATAGAATCCTAGCGGATCCCAAAGGAACTGTAGCAGGAAGTCTGTCGCGGCGATGAGGATGAGATGCTTCGTGCTGAGCAACACAGATTTGCGTAAAACACAATCACGGGACATTTTGAATGAATCAGGTAACGACGGCAGGAATGGACTGACTAGCAATCGGCAACGTCCGAGCGAGCCGGACCCCCGACCAGTACAGTGGCGAGGCTTGGGCTACCAGCAGCTCAGGTAATCGTCAAGTGTTCGTACCAATGTCCTGGGTGACAGGTGCTTGACGATTACCTTAGGTCAGAGATGATTTCGGTATATAGAATATATAGCGACAACGAGACATTGCTTCtcagatgatttttttttttggggggggggagggggatataagCATCTCCTCAACAACATCTActactttattgtgagatgatgaatggggagtttcattgccgggggtgatgctctaccccattgccggGGGTGATGCgggcaatgaaataatgagccccttcacaatcaggatcgaagtcctatggtatccagaaaggtgaagagagctctGAGGGCGCAGAGCGCTGGTGGTCTTGAGAACACCAATGTGGCACCTAAGAACTTAAAAACGATAATTCGGTACCAGCAGAGAATAATGTCAGTTTTGCTTGTGTATTATGTCCATGCTTGATGCTTTAGGAGCTGGCACACAACACGGGGCTCTGCGTACATTCCTTTAATCACAAAACATTCGCCTTAAACAGTCACGGTGAAGGCATACTACTCACTCAGACTAGAAAAtgccttttctttcctttcttttcttttttcatgaaGGTCAAGTTCATGAGGGCATAGTGAGACTAAACTCCGCTGACGCATCTATAGGCTCCTGAGGGTACCAAGCGTGAACAAGCCCAACAAGTCATGTCGCCGTGCTTAAAAATGCATGTTCATGTTTTCAGGCGATTTTTACGTGGGgattgtgtgtctgtgtgcggAGGATTATGTGAGTGAAGAACTACATATTTCTCTTTGCGGTTAGTACCGTACTGGAGATACACCGTGGCCTTATTCTAAGCCACGCGGTAGCCCTTAGCCTATTTTTCCACGTCTGCGTCTAGAGCAAGTCCTCATCTCGTTAATGCCGAACGGATTGCCTGCCCATGATACGGTGACATGCTGCTCGGGATGGAGGACTAAAGTCGGGAAGACGCTGGGATTTACGTTGTCTGACAGGGGACCAAAATCTCTTGCTCCTGCTATCTCGCAGCTTTCTCGCCTCCAGTTGCGATTGTGCTCGAAGGCGAAGATGAAAGGGTTGATTTGCTTATACCGTGGGCACTAAGCGTCTTTCGGGAGGATCAGTTATTCTAACGCCGTCTGTGTCCACAGACACAGGATAACGTAAAATCTGCTTACGGGTACCGCTCGAGGAGATCTGTCATCGCCTTTGATATTGAAATGTAGCAGCCTCGAACGCAGAGCCAGCCGATAATCCGCAGCTCACAAATATGCaagacaatatatatatatatatatatatatactaaaggggggggggcgctgctccgtcgcgacagcgccgccaacgGCGGTCTTGGAAGCATCCGGAGTGATACCACGCTGcacgttctatgcattctcaagtggaaccgtggCTTGCGTgccgaccgccgtaattagaagggctgtACTAATGTGAAACCTTTCatgggcgcgaacgaagaggaGGGAGACAAACtccacagaagcaaccaccacATTTATCATGTAACAGTGCGCAAGGAGAtgcagccactcgcgtctgtttTCGAAAAGCACGTATGGATGTTCAGAAATGCGTGTTCGCGTAACGGGTCACTCAAACTCACAGAAAAGGAATAAATACGATTCACCTCAGAAATATGTGACCTTGTAGCTCGGTTATTTACGTGGTTGTTCTTTCACGAAGGGGAGAAAACTGTGTTACGAAGCGTGGGGGAAtaaaagaaacgaagaagaagCGCTGTTGAAGGAGCTCAAATCTAAAGTAATTGTACATTTGTAACGCCTCATTAACGGGGTATGACCGTATACTGCCACTCCGCTCCAGTAGCTCCAACGGCTCAACGGAGCGCAGTTATATTGTTTACATTGTGTACAAATCGCTTCCGCGAGTGGGTCGGCTGCCAAAATGTGCGCCCTTGTCAGAACGAGCTGCCCCGTTCCTCGTTACAAACTGGGTACGCGAATCACATACCAGCCAAAGCAAGAAATTGCTCAAGTGTTGTCGGTATTGTATCTGCCCTGATCGTGTTGCGGAGAAAGAGAAGTTTTTGAGAAAAATTTGTTATTCTTGATACTTTTCCTAAATGATTTTGTGCTCCCCTCCATCTTTGCCCTCTCTCTTTagctctctttctttctctctctctctctctgagtgTTTTCTTGGTTCAGAACCTTGAATATGCGTGCGGACTGTTGCAGCAAATAGGGTGCATGAATACTAACTCGTGTCTgtgtgcagagggagctagtactgaggcaccctagcagcaaagTCTGTGCAGCGCCATTTAGGGCCCAAGCGGACACGGATCCAAATagtagggagtttcatcagcggatcctgcgtggtgtttcaagcggtatgCGTCAAGgagagctacaaaacctgtaggaaattcACAAAAAAAGCGGTGTATCTTGCTAaatgcgaacaactcgagaccatgcATTTGAAAGCGCCACGTCGTCTGTTAAACTaccgcgcgttgcatattttggggcactgacgttgctgctcacctgcgccacctggcccacagGAACAGATCTTATTCTGGTACGTATCCGCACGCGTATTCAAGGTTCTGAACCAAGAAAAcacgcagagagagagagagagagagagagagagcgtcgAGATGCAGGGCTTTGTACCGTTTGCCTTTTAGCATCGCTTATTTAGTAAGTGTTACAACATATAAAAACGCCGTCAAGTGCACGAAGGAGATAGCCAGCATAAAGTTAAGCTAAATACTTCGTGAAGCAGTAGAGGTGCAATCTGATAAGatttatctattcgatagcctgagTCCTCAGTTTCTCTTAGGTCACATTTTCGTCCCAATTGCACACATAGTTTCTCAGGAAatttaaattaaaaattacgggcaacactgtgtcgaagtagTCATCGATAGCGCATTGTTCGTCAACTACGGCGGAAAACAACAATCAGGTTAATCAGGGTACATATCCATAGAGACACAAAGCCCATTCAAAACGCTTACGGTCCCTCCGTCGTCAAATTGGAGGTCATGACTTTATCATTGCATGACATATCACTACATCAATATTGTATGGAAGGGCGCGTGCTGGTCCTATGACTGTTGCGAGTGTGGGAGTTCACCGTCTTCTCGCTCCCCACGCACTAACATGCTATTTCTAATATCATAGAATCATAGATATAACGACGCGCACAATCTATCAGAGTAGTTAAAAATGTAGTTAAACAACTGCATCGTATAGTAGTTGCtaagtagttttaactagtgCGGCTGTGACGTAGTTTTTTGATACAGCACAAGTCCCCAAACTCTGATATATAAAAAAACGATCATTCATTGAACCGTTTTTTGATTAGCACAGTTCAACAAGTACTAACGCCTGCACCTTCAATTTGCCATACAAGGTCATGCATATGATGCATATGATGATGAGGCCTACAACGGCGGGCTCTTCATTAGCGTCACCACCACCATGCATATGATGAATTGACTAAGCTTCATTTTTATATTCAGAGATTAGTATTGATCTGCGGGAGAAGAGTAGGAATAAAATATTGATACACCCCCCCAGGTACTGTTTAGATAAGAAAAGACCCTAGTCTTCACGTGACGAATATGCGTTGGTTTGTCattgttatttatttttattttttttactttcacgTCCATGACTTTTATGCGTTTGTGAAAGTAAGGttagcaaaaaaataaaataaaaaggcaaACATTGGAGTTGAACGAACTTTGTACTCAGGGTACGCATGATCTTATTTTGTGTCGAGCGTCTACATGCTAttcctaaaaaaaaacaaaaagaacaggATACTAAATGATACCACGAAATGTGATTGTGTTGTTATATTCCTGGTGCTGACTTTTCAGtcatatgattttttttttttttttggaaaagTACACATGGCGTTGA contains:
- the LOC135399037 gene encoding uncharacterized protein LOC135399037, with the protein product MNEINMKIVLMALTCILVMHGPRADSPDVAELIVKLCSLNHQVRLDAVTCIGTATDSKFPNNLAKCARDTLGREHPLQDFGLTTMCSEVSMKKADAVKAAVPQAARTVLNCALSYSRVKTSQIKRLVKACVDSTDKVST